The genomic region ACTTATGTTTTTTGCTCTGAGCTAGAGTCTTGTTTCCATTTATTTTTCGGTTGTGTTGTTGCTGCTGAGTTCTGGAAAGCGATCTGTAGGCTGATTGGATTTAGAGGTGACATTAATATGATGTCCTTCTCATCCCGTTGGCACAGAGGAGATGGATTTGCTGCGGTTAATGTTATTCATGCAGCCGGTCTATGGGCTCTCTGTAAAACTCGCAATGACATGGTTTTCAATTCTGTTGTTTGGCATGGGATGCAAGCTATTTGGTGAAAAACCGCGTTGAATCTATTTTCGTGGGGCTGCCTATCCGCAGGTCATGTCAGGGACAAGCTGTAGCGGATTTTGAAAGAACTGGAGCTGCTAGCGAGAAGCCCCCTCTGCTGTTGTGGCCAGATCCTGGCTGAGGCGGGAAGATGCTTTGTGAAGCCATAACAAGCGGGACCTCAACATGTCCGGTGCTGATCGGGGCTACTACGGGTATGTTTGGATTGGTGCCCATAGCTGCCTTGTCAACAATTTGGCCGCTGACCAAGTGTGGACGTTCGTTTGAATGGAGGCCAATAATTTGGCTCGCCAGCACCCCATCAACGTTCGTAGTTCATATCCACGCCAATTTTTGGGCAAAACATAGGCGGTAGAATGCTACGCCAAAATTTTGAGGTGGTAAGGCGAGCTGGGGCGGCATCCAAACATACCCTATTTAACACGGACTGTGTGTGCCGGTTTGGGTCCTTGTTGTGCTTAACCTTCAACTAGTTTCTGTGCCTTACGTTTCTATAGCTTTTGTGGCGTTGATAAACAGACTGTGGCAGTACGTTTGCTGCTCACCGCGTGCTTTTCACTGTAATATGACCGAATTTGTGTTTCATTTCTGAATGGGAATGGAACAGGGGCGTGGCCCTTTTCTTCTAAAAAATCGTGTACCAGGTCATATCCACATGGGATTGGATTATCGACATGTATATCCATGTTCCTACAAAGAGTGCGCTGACCGTGGCGGAGCAGGTTAAGCCGTACCTTGGTCCCGGCAAAACAAGAAACTTCTCGGAGATTCCAGTGGTCAAACAAAGGTAATTTCTTGGACGAATGTTGTAATACGTACAACAGACGAGGTACTACGTGCGCTAGCGGCAACTAATCGCGTCAAACCACGCGTTTCCTTGGCCCAGTGAACAACTAACGGTCATCCCGACTTTCTTGTTAACTCCCTTTTACTAATCACACGATAAGATCATATCACAAACATATTTTCATATAGTTTCAGTGCGGCACCCGTACTTGTACTCTTGTAGTATATATATGCAAAGTAAACTTGAAGGACACACACAAGAAGCAGAAAATCAAGGAGCCATGTACGCGACCAAGCCGCTCTCTCTCTTCATGAGCCACCCGGAGGCGGCTTCCCGGCCGCCGCCCGACGGCCGGAACTCGGGCTACCTCGTCGTCAAGGGCAacgacgacggggacgacgacgagACGTGCTGCTGGGGGCAGTGCGGCGGGACGCGCGTGCGCGACCTCCCGTTCCCGCAGGACCGCGTGCTCACGCTCCGGTACACGGAACACCACGGGCAGAGCAGCACCACCTACACCGACTCCGTCGTCTTCGTGCCCGTCCCCGACCAGCCCGTCGCTTCCAACCGCTACTACGCCGTCGTCGCCTCGGGCAAGCGCAAGGGGCTCGTCCGGACCTGCTCCCGCGAGGAGGACATGACCCCGTGCTGCTTCTGCCGCTGCATCAACGACGTCAAGCCGCAGCCGTTCGACCCGGCCGACGTCTACCAGCAGATCGAGATCGTCCAGCGCCGCCGGGGCCGGTTCACGGCCAAGGCCGTCGCCGCCGACGGCTACCCAAACTACCTCTACCGCAAGAAGTATTGGCGCGTGTACGCCTCCAAGCCCAAGAACCGGCTCGACCTCGGCGACGCGCTGGGCCTCGACGTGGCGCACCGCTCGCGCCAGCTCGCCGACGCGAACCTCCTCGACGTCTCCCCCGCGGCGACGGCGGTGTCAACGGCTGTCGGGAAATGGTACTGCCCGTTCTATCTCATCAAAGAAGACGGCGTCTCCCCGTCCGAGCAGATGGACCGCGCCGCCTTCTACGAGGTGGCGCTCGAGCAGCGCTGGGAGCCGGTCCACGACACCCACGGCGGCTCTAAGCTGTACAGCAGGAAGGTGCTCATCGGCGGGAGCCTGGAGGCGACGCAGGAGGTGTCCAGCGGCGCCCCGCGGCACGGTGACGGGTACGTGTGGTTCAGAGCCGCGGCCGGGCAGAGCGTGGGGGTGTGCGCGAGCGTGTGGGAGAGGATGCGGTGGGAGGAGTACAGGGGCGGGTGggtcgacgaggaggaggaggccgagaagGTGGCCGGCCGGTCGGTGCTGGTGGAGAGGTTCGTCGTCAAAAGGATGGACAGGACCGTCGTGGTGGCCTTTGACTTTGTGCACCTCAACAAGGTCAGGGGGAAGCAGGCGTGAGAACTCACTGCAGAGTGTACACCCATCACAGAATCTTCCGTTAAGTATTGTGGTATAacccacccgcaaaaaaaaaaaggtaTTGTGGTATAGCTTGGTAAATAAAATTGTGAGATGCTAGTGATAAGGGATTAAGGATTTTGCTGCTCGTCACATTTCCTGCCTCCTTTTGTTGGAGAATTATTTGTATTTGTATGTAAATTAAGATTTTTGTACCTATTTATTACAACATAATTTGAGCAATGCTTCACCAACTCCACAACCTATATTATGGTATGAGATGTTGCAAATCCATGACTCCCATATCTATTGGGCACGGAAGCATGTTTGTAACAAGTACTTCACGAGATGTACTTCCTTTGTATAGAGATATAAGAGCGTTTCTCTTAtatttttacagagggagtagaagatTTCCCTTCAACTGAAGAACCAAGGTAATCAATGCATGAAATTTTTCACGAGTCAAATGATAGCTTGTCTTGCTTGTTGCTAACCTCTTAGTGTAAGAGTTTGTAGCAAGCGGCAATTGTCTCGGTGagaaaccaagatatcaatccatgGAGGTATAAGATTTTCACACCGATGATAAGTTTTACAACACAAATAAAATTTGTACGCCAACAATACCAACAAGGGTGTCAACCTTACTAGTCTTATTAGTAGTCCGATGACAAAATAATTAAAAGATAATGTGGCAGTAGataatattttttattttaaaaaatgatAACTGAAAATAAAAATGCGTATAAAGGTGTTGGAAGTTAATTCTTATGCTAAAAACTGGACCAAGTTTATAGGTTCATCAAGTGTAACTCTCGAATACATAAAAATGTGGCAAGTAACATAATCATATGAAAAGGTTTAAAATGAAATATCTCATGCTCATGCTAGACTAATTGTGATGTGATGATATTACATAGGCAGCATACCCATAATTATGTGGACCGAGACTCACCTTGCATCTATAACTAATAATTTGCTTCAAGGCCGATGCACCTTTTGCACCTAACAAGCATTAAGTGTAAACACAAATAATTTCTTTACACATGATTCCATGCTATTGTTTGCGGGATTTTATTAGATGCATCTATAATACttaaatagttgatccccactatcctatttctcttgacatgcaacaTGTCCACCTCAGCAATAGTGTCACCTCAGCaattatttcctttttattttcaaCAAACTGTCTGATTTTAGTATCATAGTTACATTTACTGACGCATaccactatgatcatttagttgtTGTTGCAAATCCATTATCTTTCTCGTGAAGTTCAGATGTTACTTATCAAAGATAGAAAGGAGAAGATTCCATGTCATGCCACTCAGGTATCAGTATTGTACCTATATTTTCTGACTCTTTGAGTGTTGTGTAGCTTAGCTATTATGTGAGATCAAAGGGAATTAACTCCAGCAAATTGATACAAAGATAATTTGTGAGGTTTTGTGTTTTATTTTCTGTTAGTTGTTACACGCAATTGATTTTTGCGGCTTGGCGCTGCTGGTCATAGTCTATGACAGGAACATTGGATTAGAAAAAGGTGCTATCTAGAACATGTCTCATCGTTTCCGGTTGGAATCACAAACCATGCTAATGTTGCCAATTTTGTCTTCATTCACAGATTTAGTCCTTTACTAGATTCATTGGTTCTAAATCTAAGTTTCAGGGATTTACAAAGAGCAACATTCAGGTTCACATATACAGGTCATATAGATAGTGATCTGTTCCAGTCCTTGGCCATGGAGTTCATTCTTGCATATGTATTGTGCTCTGAAAAGCAATATTTGATGATATGTCCGACATCACCTAATATTTTTTTGAACACTTGCCAGATTATATGGTACATTTGAGTTTATGCATTATCTTATTTTTTCTTCTGATTCTGTATATGACAACATAGTTATCGCAATGGTTCTGGGCTGGGAGTCATGAAGATCGCTTCCCCTAAATGCAGCCTCTAGAAAGGTTAGACATTTTCTATTCATTTCAGGAAGTATTTTCTGGAGCCTAATCTGAACTATAATTTCCTGCAAAAAACTAACCCGAGCCATAAAATACTTCCAGGCATCTCGAAACAAAGAACTGATTACCCATCCATCTTCTACAATAAGTATCCAGAGGTTTTCCAGCAACCATAAAATAGAAGTTAAAGGCTCTATTTAAACAAATCTGACCAAACTTTTGTTGTGGCCCAATGATCAAAACACTAGATGGGTCAAACAATGCTATACCTCCTCACCAACCCGCAACTATGGACACGAAGAAAAACAAAATAAGTAATAATTTTATAACTCTTTGTATAGGTCGATTAGTTCAGGTCAATTGAACATGAATTCAAATGATGATTTTTGTTAGCAGGTACTCTTTAGCTAAATGAAGTACTAAATATAGAGAAGCTGAAACCACCAATAGAGAGGGGTACCAAATTATAAAGATATTTCCTATTCACCATTGAATTTCTCTTGAATGCCATATTTGCAGGCCACCATGGAAAAGAGGTAGATCTTCCAGCAAGAGAACTTCATCTCAGTTTGTCAGATGGTATAAACAACAATGTGACAATGAACAAGTAACAAGGTTGTCGTGGAACTGTCACGACAGtttcctagtgtgaggacttagtcgtgaggccaacgcatctttgtggtagcttgagaggggttgagcagaatcaagagacgcaacacaagacaaggatttagacagcttcgggccctgggaaacatcatccggtaatagccctacatgctgtttgtggctagatctcattatgctcatgagagagtcggcgtaaaccggctctcctagttgtgtctagccttagctattattttcttcttctccctcttggggtgccctgccccttcttatatatgttgaaggggcggtttatatgactagtcctagtaggattaggattaatctattacaagtggagtcctagtctcgCTTTCTttataggagaatattccttatgcctttcctcttaagccagccCACCATCATACGAACCGGCCTACTGGGTCTTGGGACTTGTCGTCCGTTTGACCCGCTCGCCGGGTTACCAATGAGCCGCCAGATCAGGCGGGTTACTAGTGAGTCGCCAAGATCGGACGGGTTACCAATGAGTCACCAAGATCCAGCCGAGTCATacatccggccgggttacaccgcggggtatatccccgacaaaggTTATGAGTATAATCGGAACAAAAATTTATAGGTACTATCAGCTCTCTTATCCAAATAAAATTAGTCAAAAGTATGTTTCTCTCCGCTAACCTGATTACACAAGTACAACCATACTAATAATGTTGATTTTTGAACAGCAGGGATGACATGGTCAAGCATGCATGTGAGAAGTTGCAAACTACATGTCTACCTACAATTAGTTATAATGTGGCTTAAATCAAGAATAAGTGATCATTACATGTATCAAGTACAAGTGTTATCCAAATTAACTCTCATTAGTACTATTGATGATCTTATACATGTATTTGCACAATACATGGTTAAGAAGGAATAAAAATATTTGCTTGAATGATTGTTAATATTTCTCAATGCATCAATTCTTCTCTACAAATTcctgcagcaacgcgcggggtatcatctagtatccTTAATGGCGATAATACAATGCAAGACTTTTCACTTTTTTCAATACAATAGTTTACTTGCAAGATTAAACCCAGCTAATGTACTCCTTGTCCACCACTGATTACCCATCTAAACTAGCAAAGAGTCGACAAATAACATGAGAAATTATGCATACATAAATCAAACATAGGTCATCCATATGATCTGAACAAAAAAATAACATAGGTCATCCATATGATTTGAACATAAAAGACAATTCATCACATGATCAACATCACAACAAGTGTTTACATAAGATTAACCATAATCATGCACCGAAACTTGAATGACTATTGTATTGATCTGCAAAGGGGAGAGATTGCATCTTGGCTACTGACATGAACCCATAGTCTGGCCTACTCACAACTCATCTCAGAGAGACGAGGAAAAACATTGATGAAGATGTAGCTGAATTATCTTTTATGTTCAGGGGGTATCAAAGCTGGAAACGAAGATTGCCTTCAAAGTGAAGCAGTGGGGGCGAAAAAGCAGTCCATAAATATGAGGATGTCACGAGGTATATTAGCCTCCAGGATAGAGGGGGCACCGGGAGTGCCCTAGGGTGCATAGGTACCTACACAAGCCATCTAGGGGTTGCGAGGCTGATGATCTGCAAGTGCACACGACTATTGCAATTCGTGATAAGTAGAGTTTGTCGATCCCACATGGAATGATGCACACACAATTACCAAACTCATAACTACATTGTCGCAGATGCAGCTACGTTCACACCTAGATCGAAATAGCCTATTCTATCGGTTGCAAACGGAACAATAATAATGGGGGTTTTATCGAAACTACTGGCCAAGGTTAAacgataaataaaaataaaatgaaatgaaataaaaggcggcgtgatgtctactacgcaaccttcttattgtacactcgtgctgggcctccaagcgcagagttttgtaggacaatagcaaatttccctcgagtggatgacctaaggtttatcaatccgtgggaggcgtaggatgaacatggtctctctcaaacaaccttgcaaccaaataacaaagagtatcttgtgtccccaaataacccaatacaatggtaaattgtataggtgtagtagttcggtgaagagatggtgatacaagcataATATGGATGGCATATAtaggtttctgtaatctgaaaatataaaaacagcaaggtaactagtagcaaaagtgagcaaaaaaggtattgcaatgcttggaaacaaggtatagggttcatactttcactagtgcaagttctctcaacaatgataacataatcaAATCATACgaaaatccctcaacgtgcgacaaaagtcactccaaagttcctatcgcggggaacataagatgaaattgcttgtagggtacgaaaccaactcaaagttattatttccgatcaatccattgagctattcttataagtgtcacaaacagccatacagttcgtagtaaaataacaccatatgacacacatcaatcaaccctaatgtcaactagatactccaatgtcaccacaagtatccgtgggtcaattatacgatatgcatcaaacaacttcagattcataatatccaatccaacataaagaacctcaaagagtgccccaagatctctaccggagaaacaaggacgaaaatgtgcatcaaatcctatgcatagattaccccaatgtcacctcgggaatccgcgagttgagtgccaaaacatacatcaagtgaatcaatagaataccccattgtcaccacgtgtatcccacgcaagacatacaccaagtgttctcaaatccataatagtattcaatatgataatagtgaaacctcaaaggtaaaactcaattcatcacaagaagatagagggggagaaacaccatatgattcaactatagtaaaaaagctcgcggtacatcaagatcatgccatatcaaaaacatgagagagagagagagagatcaaacacatagctactggtacataccctcagccccgagggttaactactccctcctcgtcatggagaccgcggAGATGATGAATattgccaccggtgatggtttccccctccgatagggtgccggaacgggctcccgattggtttttcgtggctacagaggcttgtggcggcgaaattcccgatctaggtttctttttgggggtttatggatttataggaatttttggcgtcggtttcaagtcagggggtccacgagtcagtgccaaggcagggggcgcgccctccacccttgtcgtcgatcaggactcttctggcccaactcgttgaaggaaatatgccctagatgcaataataaagttgttatttatatttccttatatcatgataaatgtttattattcatgctagaattgtattaaccggaaacttagtacatgtgtgaatacatagacaaacagagtgtccctagtatgcctctacttgactaactcgttaatcaaagatggttaagtttcctaaccatggacatgtgttgtcattcgatgaacgggatcacatcattagagaatgatgtgatggaaaagacccatccgttagcttagcattatgatcgtttagttttattgctattgctttcttcatgacttatacatattcctctgactatgagattatgccactcccgaataccggaggaacaccttgtgtgctatcaaatgccagaacttaactgggtgattataaagatgctctacatgtgtctccgaaggtgtttgttaagttggcatagagcaagattaggacttgtcactccgtgtatcggagaggtatctatgggccctctcggtaatgcacatcactataagccttgcaagcaatgtgactaatgagttagttgcgggatgatgcattacggaacgagtgaagagacttgccggtaaggagattgaactaggtatgaggataccgacgatcgaatctcgggcaagtaacataccaatgacaaagggaatgatgtatgttgttatgcggtttgaccgataaagatcttcgtagaatatgtaggaaccaatatgggcatccaggttccgctattggttattgatcggagatgtgtctcggtcatgtctacatcgttcttgaacccgtagggtctgcatgcttaacattcgatgatgatttgtattatgagttatgtgttttggtgaccgaagtttgttcggagtcccggatgagatcacagacatgacgaggagtctcaaaatggtccagagataaagattcgtatattggaaggttatattcggacatcggaatggttccgagtgattcgggtattttatcggagtaccgaggggttaccggaaccgcccgggggaaatcatgggcctcatgggccatgggaGAGAAGAGGGGACATCCCACAAGCCCCCCCCCAAGGGGTGTCCgaataggaaggggagggggcgcggcccctctttccctcttcctctcctctccttccctctcccccctccgttggaaggaaagggtGGGGGgcagaatcctacttggactgcgagtccaagtaggacccccccttggcgcgcccctcctaggctgctggcctccttccccccttcatatacgggggcgggggcaccccaaagacacaccaagatttctcttagccgtgtgcggtgcccacctccacagcttactcctccggtcatagcgtcatagtcactacaaaaaaatacacttccgtgatgatacatgtttgtcatagtaggtcgcgttttctgtcatgcatgtacatccatgacaaatttatgacaaaatcaagatagtcatacctgtgctgtcgtagaagtgttccatgacattgccaaaattatcatcacggaagtgtccacttccatgacgataaatcgcgcgtcacagaagtgctttcatcaagggtgaccgacacgtggcatccaccgtaacggaacgccgttaagctatcgggtcggattttggatccgataacccgtaaaCAGCCACgtccaatgccgattttccacgtgtaaaattctcattggctgacggatccacgcgtcagctccgcgttggcataggtgtcactcatccaatggtcgagatgggcctatgatatcttgacatgtggaccggcccaaaagtggcccacaaagattaaatgggccggcccaaccgaaggcccataagatttagcgaaccataatgggccggcccagctaaaggcccacaaaaattagcgggccataatgggccggcctagctaaaggcccacaaaaattagcggaccataatgggccggcccagctaaaggcccacacgattttgcataccataatgggccggcccagttaaaggcccacaagattttgcagaccacaatgggccggcccagctaaaggcccactagattctgccgaccataatgggccggcccagctaaaggcccaacattctctgtcaaatcaacccgtcaacggcctgtcctaaacttgtcatcaacgcggcccatggtcacttctggcccattaacagtccactaagtaattgggccgaattacggcccgatgTATTTCCATCCTGTTAAAGGTCCGACTTCATTTGggtccatttacaggccatcaaaactttcggcccataaacgaccgtgaaggatttgggtcatattcggccatgtctgacattcggcctgttagaggcccactatagctttgggccactttcggcctgttgtcatttttggcctgttaacgccggacataaaccatgggccatatgtggcccaacgtcatatcgggcccattaacggcccatataaaaatgacgataatctagcccgaccgaagttccggcctgttaaaggcccgtgtattaggtcggcgcatttacggcccgtccgaatttcggcctgttaaagtccagtgggttatttggcacaatcagggcccaatctcactttcggtctattataggcccatgtattttatgggctcgagatatttacacctgcaaacgtcctatttttactgagggcccaaattatgtttaggcatgttaaaggcccactatgggcacaggcctaccagaaaaatatgaaagcttatgctgatttaggcccagatatttttagtgggctacatgccaatttcggcctgtaatcgtttttagcccaattggaatgggcccgacgaatgttggcatgttgggctcctatgaaggtttcagccgaatacattactaagataaacctacactatacaaaaatagcgtcgtaattactgcagcctgaggcagcatcataaatgttgtatcacaacaaaataaattccaaccatacaacaaaaggcctgttggcataaagtttacagtccttccagataaaagcaccatcatatgtatagaagcacagatcatttgacctgagtgctaatgtttcaggctgtagaatctgatggagcagcacgatctccaccttttttccgccattgctcttgaacaacgaagcgaatgtctgatagtctggtttcaaaaccattcatatcttgacgacatttctcaaccactattcttgtttccgaaacaacgtccattagggattggacttgtgtctggagcacagatatatcactctgtctagcaggaagattttgttcagtaggcaatttggacgaggttaccttgacaaccaacccagaattatgcaggaaggtgctttttgcactgttagtggagagatactgacgcactgcagaaagaggtgacattgtgcctgtagtagcctcgtcaccttcaggtggttgtggctattcaatcatttgttccatagcttcctgaaagtttgaacttgtagattagtgtaccagataagttactaatgagacaaaaacaaacaaagtaggttaaatgtttatacataacttattttggtgaactactgtaatacattagcatgtattgtagtgccaactacataataaaatcactttcggaacatatgtccatgtagcatgcctactgtattgtctatttcctcacattcgttgacatctaaggataaagaggcatggtttaaagtaggatgaacatagtatgacatcattcatatcatgggcaaacagatataaaacaaacaggctattttatcattgtgtgcgcacgtgaacataacaactagattacagatcaagaccaaaagaatatccttcatctcttttaaaccatgtaaggtgaaatgatacgttaagacaactgtgaataaaagtgaacagagtaactgacattggctgcaaaccaagtagttaaatgaacacatcacagtgccaatcagttcaaggcaggaggagtaaggacttacaacagcggcttgaactggtgtgctcatgcccttcatcttgctggtgtggcaatccttgaagatttgcactgcattcggttcaggttctttttggtccacatgagatttcctctgtatttggaacaagtcaatatagatacgataatatggcacaaaaaagaaggaagtagcagctatttacaagagcctcgtagtgtgcaatatagctacgagatcctatgatctattggaatttcactttagaacggttggttttgttcttcaaatagttagcctagaagaagatacacttgtaaggcacatacataaatacaagttcaatatgtggtctgatcaaatacatatagcctacctgatactttggatcaaaccagtgtttaacgagggctgtccagtcttcatctgtaatatattccactggagatgtttgggcgatttcattgttagccttgccttcaaagtgagattttctaaggtggtactgatactgtcgcagagcagactgaaaaacatgagtgcatgcttgtctagttgcatcatctttcggatccaacttgaacctcatctgttgaaaaaagaatgtgagtcttattaggaggaagctagaaagtatgggacagagcaagataatattactaattgtgatgaataacattacttacagataaatggtcaaggaaggtgttaaactgggtattgtctttctcattcctgtactggatccacgttgggaggatatgtgcatcacacctaacggcaacggctgcctctgatactaacttggctgactctgtagcatcacgtggcctttttaaacctgcctcaaaatggatctccattcttcctcctttagattttgttaatctgtcaagcattatccctgatgtctatttccgcttgtgctgtggtgctagttcaacaacgaatatggaaagtgtcagtgtacatcaaactatgagagtacatataaaggagcatgcaactgcaacttgactcggtcaggtaccgtcttggtgttgatgctcatgaggttcatctgatcttgccaagtcctgttgtgtcagcagtgcttcagaagtagtgttaggtgtgaaggcagcttgggaactagccagtttcagagcaaacgaatgagtaactggttgagatgctggtacagttgaa from Triticum aestivum cultivar Chinese Spring chromosome 4A, IWGSC CS RefSeq v2.1, whole genome shotgun sequence harbors:
- the LOC123081866 gene encoding uncharacterized protein; the encoded protein is MYATKPLSLFMSHPEAASRPPPDGRNSGYLVVKGNDDGDDDETCCWGQCGGTRVRDLPFPQDRVLTLRYTEHHGQSSTTYTDSVVFVPVPDQPVASNRYYAVVASGKRKGLVRTCSREEDMTPCCFCRCINDVKPQPFDPADVYQQIEIVQRRRGRFTAKAVAADGYPNYLYRKKYWRVYASKPKNRLDLGDALGLDVAHRSRQLADANLLDVSPAATAVSTAVGKWYCPFYLIKEDGVSPSEQMDRAAFYEVALEQRWEPVHDTHGGSKLYSRKVLIGGSLEATQEVSSGAPRHGDGYVWFRAAAGQSVGVCASVWERMRWEEYRGGWVDEEEEAEKVAGRSVLVERFVVKRMDRTVVVAFDFVHLNKVRGKQA